The Pseudodesulfovibrio sp. zrk46 genome contains a region encoding:
- a CDS encoding response regulator, producing MAKVLIAEDDRISQKLALKIVEEMGHVGFISPHGKHAYEALTASNDFDLLLTDIMMPEMDGQQLIKTIRGDQQFTDFPIIIMSAVVGVNDISNLLKLGATLFLAKPLDRAELQSYIRRCLGEKE from the coding sequence ATGGCCAAGGTACTCATCGCTGAAGACGACAGAATTTCCCAAAAACTTGCCCTCAAGATAGTAGAGGAAATGGGCCACGTCGGGTTCATCAGCCCGCATGGAAAGCATGCGTACGAAGCGCTCACGGCCAGCAACGACTTTGACTTGCTTCTCACCGACATCATGATGCCGGAGATGGATGGGCAGCAGCTCATCAAGACCATCCGGGGGGACCAGCAGTTCACGGACTTCCCCATTATCATCATGTCCGCGGTGGTGGGTGTAAACGACATTTCCAATCTCCTGAAACTCGGGGCCACCCTCTTTCTGGCCAAGCCCCTCGACCGGGCGGAGCTTCAGAGCTACATCAGACGCTGCCTTGGAGAAAAGGAATAG
- a CDS encoding peptidylprolyl isomerase, translating into MKSIKNLLFAVVLTLIMATPGLAMDKENTLLMDLPTGRVIIEMYPKLAPKHVERIKELVRMKFYDGLVFHRVIEGFMAQGGDPTGTGMGGSGEKLPAEFSRVPFERGTAAMARANDPNSADSQFFICFTRVPSLDRKYTIWGKVVSGMEHVDKIKKGRGQNGMVKDPDAIVRMRIAADVY; encoded by the coding sequence ATGAAAAGCATCAAGAATCTGTTATTTGCGGTTGTCCTCACCCTGATCATGGCCACTCCCGGCCTGGCGATGGACAAGGAAAACACCCTGCTCATGGACCTTCCCACCGGCCGTGTGATCATTGAAATGTACCCCAAACTGGCACCCAAACACGTCGAACGCATCAAGGAACTCGTCCGTATGAAGTTCTATGACGGACTGGTCTTCCACCGCGTCATCGAAGGCTTCATGGCACAGGGCGGCGATCCGACCGGCACGGGCATGGGCGGCTCCGGCGAAAAACTGCCTGCTGAATTCTCCCGTGTCCCCTTTGAGCGCGGCACTGCTGCCATGGCTCGCGCCAATGACCCCAACAGCGCTGACAGCCAGTTCTTCATCTGCTTCACCCGCGTTCCCAGCCTGGACCGCAAGTACACCATCTGGGGCAAAGTCGTCTCCGGCATGGAGCACGTGGACAAGATCAAGAAAGGCCGTGGGCAGAACGGCATGGTGAAAGACCCCGACGCCATCGTGCGCATGCGCATTGCAGCTGACGTCTACTAG
- a CDS encoding sulfite exporter TauE/SafE family protein, producing MDSLFFVALQSSLFLGLIHGVNPCGHSWVVLAPFVAGDKSGKRVFTLTTAFIIGTTLGCLAIGLLLGTVSASLPDSIRYITDLITAGIIIILGAILLWRPHLLHNHDHGECGCSGHHDHDHDHTCCDHDHGHEHHEHDHDHSCCDHDHAHHHDDHHHDHGHSHHTPLSAKRSTVWGLATLGFVNMIVPCPTVAIMYSYALESANTIQAVSVFASYAVGTAIALAGVIFAIYKVTGLIRKLQKPWIEPAIMRTVGVMTVMFGFYTLYLDFVPA from the coding sequence ATGGATTCCCTTTTTTTCGTCGCCTTGCAATCAAGTCTCTTCCTGGGGCTCATCCACGGAGTAAATCCGTGCGGCCACTCCTGGGTGGTCCTGGCCCCATTCGTTGCCGGAGATAAAAGCGGCAAACGCGTTTTCACCCTCACCACCGCCTTCATTATCGGAACCACCCTCGGTTGCCTCGCCATTGGCTTGCTGCTCGGCACCGTGTCTGCCAGCCTGCCCGATTCCATTCGCTACATCACCGATCTGATAACGGCAGGTATCATCATTATTCTTGGCGCCATTCTTCTGTGGCGTCCCCACCTGCTGCACAACCATGACCATGGCGAGTGTGGCTGCTCTGGCCATCACGACCACGATCACGACCACACCTGTTGCGACCATGACCACGGCCATGAACATCATGAGCATGACCACGATCACTCCTGCTGCGACCATGACCACGCACACCATCACGACGACCATCATCATGACCACGGGCATTCCCATCATACCCCGCTCTCTGCCAAGCGTTCCACCGTTTGGGGGCTGGCGACGCTCGGCTTCGTGAACATGATCGTACCTTGTCCCACGGTCGCCATCATGTACTCCTACGCGCTGGAATCGGCCAACACCATACAGGCCGTCTCGGTCTTTGCGAGCTACGCGGTGGGCACCGCCATAGCCCTTGCCGGTGTTATCTTCGCCATATATAAGGTTACCGGGCTCATCAGAAAATTGCAGAAGCCCTGGATCGAACCAGCCATCATGCGCACCGTAGGCGTCATGACAGTGATGTTCGGATTCTACACCCTCTACCTGGACTTTGTTCCGGCCTAA
- a CDS encoding AMP-binding protein, producing MNDQIKTLKDLLDSSVAQYAERKALSFVGDEPMTYAQMQAKVRDLGIMLAGCGIKPEDKVAIISENMPNWAISYFAITTMGAIAVPILQEFHHSAVHHILRHSEAKVVIASERYMEKVEGENLPHLKTVICMNDLSIINEDAPKTTFDEAVDTARERFEELGEKARKFIDSETESKAVENARDKFDELGEKAQKLMDKVDDDTKAKISGAVDTARSKFGEFSLKARKFFDSKTGKVFVLTKDSVAVILYTSGTTGHSKGVVLTHGNLVANVIAGIQTIPVYKEDRFLSVLPMSHTYESTVGTLVPIHCGSSIHYLRRPPTPTTLLPAMQKVRPTVMCVVPLIIEKIYKKRIRPKLNRKGVVGSLLKIGAARRKVSQIAGGKLIEAFGGELRCMCIGGAAIAPEVEKFLNDAGFPYAIGYGMTETSPLLAGTRPGKQRLRGIGPALPGIRLKIEDPDPETGEGEILAKGPNVMREYYKAPKDTENTFTEDGWLKTGDLGVFDDDNYLYIKGRLKNVIIGPSGENIYPEEVEAIINTCDHVMESLAYEDDGKLVAKIHLNYDALDEEFGVGNMIESEVRAKVQKLLEDIRKEVNSKVSTFARLTRVMEQREPFEKTPTQKIKRFLYLNK from the coding sequence GTGAACGATCAGATCAAGACTCTCAAAGACCTGCTGGATAGCTCCGTAGCCCAGTACGCCGAAAGGAAAGCCCTCAGCTTCGTGGGCGACGAACCCATGACCTACGCCCAGATGCAGGCAAAGGTTCGTGACCTCGGTATCATGTTGGCCGGCTGCGGGATTAAGCCGGAAGACAAGGTCGCCATTATCAGCGAAAACATGCCCAACTGGGCCATTTCCTATTTCGCCATCACCACCATGGGTGCCATCGCGGTTCCTATTCTGCAGGAATTCCATCACAGCGCGGTGCATCACATCCTCCGCCACTCCGAGGCCAAGGTGGTCATCGCTTCGGAACGTTACATGGAGAAGGTGGAAGGGGAGAACCTGCCCCATCTCAAGACGGTCATCTGCATGAACGACCTGTCCATCATCAATGAGGACGCTCCCAAGACGACCTTTGATGAAGCCGTGGACACCGCTCGTGAGCGTTTTGAAGAACTGGGCGAAAAAGCCCGCAAGTTCATTGACAGCGAAACCGAGAGCAAGGCTGTCGAGAACGCCAGGGATAAGTTCGATGAGCTGGGCGAAAAGGCCCAGAAGCTCATGGACAAGGTCGATGATGACACTAAGGCCAAGATTTCCGGTGCGGTAGACACTGCCCGTTCCAAGTTCGGCGAATTCAGCCTCAAGGCACGCAAGTTCTTCGATAGCAAGACCGGTAAGGTGTTTGTTCTTACCAAGGACAGCGTGGCAGTGATCCTCTACACTTCAGGCACCACTGGTCACTCCAAGGGCGTGGTTCTGACCCACGGCAATCTGGTCGCCAACGTTATCGCGGGTATCCAGACTATCCCGGTTTACAAGGAAGATCGTTTTCTTTCCGTGCTGCCCATGTCCCACACCTACGAATCTACGGTGGGTACGCTGGTTCCCATTCACTGCGGTTCTTCCATCCACTACCTGCGTCGTCCGCCGACTCCTACGACCTTGTTGCCCGCCATGCAGAAGGTTCGTCCAACCGTCATGTGTGTGGTCCCGCTGATCATCGAAAAAATTTACAAGAAGCGCATCAGGCCCAAGCTCAACCGTAAGGGTGTGGTCGGCAGCTTGCTCAAGATCGGTGCAGCCCGTCGCAAGGTCTCCCAGATCGCAGGTGGCAAGCTCATCGAGGCCTTTGGCGGCGAACTTCGCTGCATGTGCATCGGTGGCGCAGCCATCGCTCCTGAAGTGGAGAAATTCCTGAATGACGCCGGTTTCCCCTACGCCATCGGCTACGGCATGACTGAAACCTCGCCCTTGCTGGCAGGTACTCGTCCCGGCAAGCAGCGCCTGCGCGGCATTGGTCCGGCACTCCCCGGCATCCGCCTCAAGATCGAAGATCCTGATCCGGAGACTGGTGAAGGCGAAATCCTCGCTAAGGGACCCAACGTCATGCGCGAGTATTACAAGGCTCCCAAGGACACTGAGAACACCTTCACCGAAGACGGCTGGCTCAAGACCGGCGACCTCGGTGTGTTTGATGACGACAACTACCTCTATATCAAGGGGCGCCTCAAGAACGTGATCATTGGTCCCAGCGGTGAGAATATCTATCCCGAAGAAGTGGAAGCGATCATCAATACCTGTGATCACGTCATGGAATCCCTCGCCTACGAAGATGATGGGAAGCTGGTGGCCAAGATTCACCTCAACTATGACGCGCTGGATGAAGAGTTTGGCGTGGGTAACATGATTGAATCCGAAGTCCGCGCCAAGGTGCAGAAACTGCTGGAGGACATCCGCAAGGAAGTCAACTCCAAGGTCTCCACCTTTGCCCGTCTCACTCGTGTCATGGAACAGCGTGAACCGTTCGAGAAGACACCCACTCAGAAGATCAAGCGATTCCTCTACCTCAACAAGTAG
- a CDS encoding glycosyltransferase, giving the protein MNILITHNNFPAQFRHVAEYLGRTPGNKVVFATKNLRKEWFIDGVNKVLFKPDGELPESPHYPLVNNFEEAIRHGVGMVRTCNALKKKGFIPDVIIGHSGWGQTMFLRDVYPDTPFIGYFEWYYNANSPETTFDKRRRSDGQLAQLRLRNTAILHDLVACRHGITPTAWQRSQFPSEFQPKIAQIHDGINTQYFAPAEGGRLPIEKLDLPNADLTGAKELVTYCSRGLEPYRGFPQFYEALPAILEERPDCHVLIVGEDRVCYSAKLPDGRTYKQEMTEKIKVDEKRVHFTGPLPYGLYKQVLQASSAHIYLTWPFVLSWSFLEAMSCGCLMVGSNTEPVREVLRHRENGLLTDFHSSEKIAKTVIFALNRQDSLTDLRKNARQTILDKYCLSKCLPVHLNLLAQAAKDGPGRFK; this is encoded by the coding sequence ATGAACATACTCATCACTCACAATAACTTCCCCGCCCAGTTCCGGCATGTCGCCGAATACCTTGGCCGTACGCCCGGTAACAAGGTGGTCTTTGCCACCAAGAATCTGCGCAAGGAGTGGTTCATTGATGGAGTGAACAAGGTGCTGTTCAAACCGGATGGCGAACTCCCCGAATCCCCGCACTACCCGCTCGTCAACAATTTCGAGGAAGCCATTCGCCACGGCGTCGGCATGGTCCGCACCTGCAATGCACTCAAAAAGAAAGGATTCATTCCAGACGTCATTATCGGCCACTCGGGATGGGGGCAGACCATGTTCCTGAGGGATGTCTACCCGGACACGCCCTTCATCGGCTACTTCGAGTGGTACTACAATGCGAACAGCCCGGAGACGACCTTTGACAAACGCCGCCGCAGTGACGGGCAACTGGCCCAACTGCGTCTGCGCAACACCGCCATCCTCCACGATCTGGTGGCATGCCGCCACGGTATTACACCCACTGCATGGCAGCGCTCCCAATTCCCCTCTGAATTTCAGCCAAAGATCGCCCAGATACATGACGGCATCAACACCCAATATTTCGCTCCGGCAGAAGGCGGCAGGCTCCCCATTGAAAAACTGGACCTGCCCAATGCCGACCTGACCGGAGCCAAGGAACTGGTGACTTACTGCTCCCGTGGCCTGGAGCCCTACCGCGGGTTCCCGCAGTTCTATGAAGCCCTGCCTGCCATTCTGGAAGAACGCCCCGACTGCCATGTGCTCATCGTGGGCGAAGACCGTGTCTGCTACAGCGCAAAGCTGCCCGACGGACGCACCTACAAGCAGGAGATGACCGAGAAGATCAAGGTGGACGAAAAACGCGTCCACTTCACCGGCCCCCTGCCGTACGGCCTCTACAAGCAGGTTCTTCAGGCCTCATCGGCTCATATTTACCTGACATGGCCCTTTGTGCTCTCATGGTCTTTCCTTGAGGCCATGTCCTGCGGCTGTCTCATGGTTGGCTCCAACACCGAACCCGTACGAGAGGTGCTTCGTCACCGCGAGAATGGATTGCTCACCGACTTCCATTCATCAGAGAAGATCGCCAAGACCGTGATCTTTGCCCTGAACAGGCAGGACTCTCTCACTGACCTCAGAAAAAACGCACGCCAGACCATTCTGGACAAGTACTGTCTCAGCAAGTGTCTGCCCGTGCATCTCAACCTATTGGCTCAGGCGGCCAAGGACGGCCCTGGTCGCTTCAAGTAA
- a CDS encoding sigma 54-interacting transcriptional regulator: MSSIILVADSDENIRALVSDLLTAKGYQVRTVADLPGAVDFMRQEEPDLVFAQAGASDEIANLRSTALKQGYDVPVILLVPADMDRPGDLVQQLGVMTYLLKPVDRNRLEMLARRGVAYKADMVRERKCVHELGLVRNFLDALINTGDEAVFLLDAEGSVTRINEAGAGLIQTSVDEAVDNDYLTLLPSLSASLQKEAIAKARSTNLPQRIEEYRSGAVYITMVRPVENEDMQAGFVVTTRDITAQRRSEVGLAESEKRYRSVYEAARDAIIMFDRNDGTILDCNAAARRLYGYSTEDMRKLSIRDISDEPERSMEAVRNGVERVPLRYHKRNGGTTFPTEVTMSHFVHDGREVTTAFVQDISQRKVVEEALREGARLYRAVVEDQTELICRYNPDGRLNFVNGAYARFFGVDEDDIIGQEFFPKLAQDERRDLKSWLQDAGPGKPVFDREQHVKRADGEARWILWTNRVILNHRGKVVEIQAVGRDITERKDAEQALDLATAEKEQYRLNLEATFRSIPDAILAVDNMFNIIATNSAAGTLLSLDRDRVQGVDYQEVAEPGNPCLSVLKQVLRSNKAVRSYEAELDVPTLGQRTVELNCTPLIDQNKQHTGAVLVVRDVSRIADLEKRLHERHGFRGIIGRSSKMQDIYKLLEQLSSLDSIVLILGESGTGKELVAEALHYGGSRAGAPLIKVNCSALSESLLESELFGHVRGAFTGAVRDKVGRIQAAQGGTLFLDEIGDISPLIQLKLLRFLEQKEYERVGESKTHSADVRIIAATNVDLREAVRLGTFREDLYYRLNVMPVLLPPLRDRQADIPLLTDHFLEIFSGLFNKAFKKVSSEVMDLFMSYSWPGNIRELRHILEHACILSPGGEIIANYLRRDLVDQMRASSMVAAPQHHTYGAQPAYAPPAQQAYHPAPTYAPHAPVPQAGVPQYAHYTPESVDYPHPVVPVRRVDKEYVLEALAQCEGNKAKAARMLGIHRATLYRKLKAWGLDN, encoded by the coding sequence GTGAGTTCTATCATTCTTGTTGCAGACAGCGACGAAAACATACGCGCACTTGTCAGCGATCTGTTAACGGCCAAGGGATACCAAGTCCGGACTGTTGCAGATTTGCCTGGCGCTGTGGATTTCATGCGGCAGGAAGAACCGGATCTTGTCTTTGCTCAAGCCGGGGCATCGGATGAGATCGCCAACTTAAGGTCCACGGCGCTCAAGCAGGGCTACGACGTTCCGGTGATTCTGTTGGTGCCGGCAGATATGGACCGCCCCGGTGATCTGGTGCAGCAACTGGGAGTAATGACATATCTCCTGAAGCCCGTGGATCGAAATCGTCTGGAGATGCTTGCCCGACGAGGTGTCGCTTACAAAGCGGACATGGTCCGTGAGCGCAAGTGCGTGCATGAACTCGGGCTGGTTAGAAATTTCCTTGATGCTCTTATCAACACCGGAGACGAGGCGGTCTTTCTGCTGGACGCAGAGGGTTCTGTCACCCGTATCAATGAAGCCGGCGCAGGTCTGATTCAGACCTCTGTGGATGAAGCCGTGGACAATGACTACCTGACGTTGCTGCCCAGCCTGTCGGCGTCCCTCCAGAAAGAAGCCATTGCCAAGGCGCGTTCCACCAATTTGCCGCAGCGGATTGAGGAGTATCGCTCCGGTGCGGTCTATATCACCATGGTTCGCCCGGTCGAGAATGAGGACATGCAGGCCGGGTTTGTCGTGACCACGCGTGACATCACAGCCCAGCGTCGATCCGAAGTGGGGTTGGCCGAGAGTGAGAAGCGGTACCGGTCTGTATATGAGGCGGCCAGGGATGCCATCATCATGTTTGATCGCAATGACGGCACGATTCTGGACTGCAACGCGGCTGCCCGGCGCCTGTATGGATACTCCACTGAGGACATGCGCAAGTTGTCCATCCGCGATATTTCCGATGAGCCAGAACGCTCCATGGAGGCCGTGCGAAACGGCGTGGAGCGAGTGCCACTGCGCTATCATAAGCGTAATGGCGGCACGACGTTTCCCACTGAAGTCACCATGAGCCATTTCGTCCATGACGGGCGAGAGGTGACCACGGCCTTTGTTCAGGATATTTCCCAGCGCAAGGTAGTTGAAGAGGCCCTGCGAGAAGGTGCGCGCCTATACCGGGCCGTTGTCGAAGACCAGACCGAGTTGATCTGCCGCTATAATCCTGACGGACGGCTTAACTTCGTTAATGGCGCTTATGCCCGCTTCTTCGGTGTGGATGAAGATGACATCATCGGACAGGAGTTTTTTCCGAAACTTGCGCAGGACGAGCGGCGTGATCTCAAATCGTGGTTGCAGGATGCAGGCCCCGGCAAGCCGGTATTTGATCGCGAGCAGCATGTAAAACGTGCTGATGGCGAGGCCCGTTGGATACTGTGGACCAATCGTGTCATTCTCAACCACCGGGGAAAGGTTGTTGAGATTCAGGCCGTAGGACGTGACATCACCGAGAGAAAAGATGCCGAGCAGGCGCTGGATCTCGCCACGGCGGAGAAGGAGCAGTACCGGCTCAATCTGGAAGCCACATTCCGCAGTATTCCTGATGCCATTCTGGCTGTGGATAACATGTTCAATATCATTGCCACCAATAGCGCAGCGGGAACCTTGCTCAGTCTTGACCGGGACCGGGTGCAGGGAGTGGATTATCAGGAAGTTGCCGAGCCCGGGAATCCCTGCCTGAGCGTGCTCAAACAGGTCCTTCGATCCAACAAGGCCGTTCGCAGTTATGAGGCTGAATTGGATGTGCCGACCTTGGGACAGCGTACGGTAGAACTGAACTGTACACCGCTCATCGATCAGAACAAGCAACACACCGGTGCGGTTCTGGTGGTGCGCGACGTTTCCCGTATAGCTGATCTGGAGAAACGGCTGCACGAACGCCACGGTTTCCGTGGGATCATCGGTCGAAGCTCCAAGATGCAAGACATTTACAAGCTGCTGGAGCAGCTCTCGTCGCTGGATTCCATCGTGCTCATTCTGGGCGAGTCCGGCACCGGTAAAGAGCTGGTGGCCGAGGCCCTGCACTATGGCGGTTCCCGTGCTGGAGCCCCGTTGATCAAGGTGAACTGTTCGGCCCTTTCCGAAAGCCTGTTGGAAAGCGAACTTTTCGGGCATGTCCGTGGCGCGTTTACAGGCGCGGTGCGTGACAAGGTCGGGCGTATTCAGGCAGCCCAGGGCGGTACGTTGTTCCTTGATGAAATCGGCGACATATCTCCACTTATCCAGCTGAAGCTGTTACGTTTTCTGGAGCAGAAGGAATACGAGCGTGTGGGCGAGTCCAAGACCCACTCCGCTGACGTTCGCATCATCGCGGCCACCAATGTGGATCTGCGTGAAGCTGTTCGTCTGGGAACATTCCGCGAGGATCTTTATTACCGTCTCAACGTCATGCCCGTGCTGTTGCCACCGCTTCGGGACAGACAGGCGGATATCCCCCTGTTGACCGACCATTTCCTTGAGATCTTCTCCGGTCTGTTCAACAAGGCCTTCAAAAAGGTGTCGTCCGAGGTCATGGATCTGTTCATGAGCTATTCCTGGCCGGGTAATATCCGAGAGTTGCGTCATATCCTTGAACATGCCTGCATCCTTTCCCCGGGCGGGGAAATCATCGCCAATTATTTGCGCCGTGATCTGGTAGATCAGATGCGTGCTTCTTCCATGGTCGCAGCTCCGCAGCACCATACTTATGGGGCGCAGCCTGCCTATGCACCCCCTGCCCAGCAGGCGTATCACCCGGCCCCGACCTATGCCCCCCATGCGCCTGTTCCTCAGGCCGGTGTGCCGCAATACGCTCATTACACTCCTGAGTCGGTAGACTACCCTCATCCGGTTGTTCCGGTTCGCCGGGTGGACAAGGAGTATGTCCTCGAAGCGTTGGCTCAATGTGAAGGCAATAAGGCCAAAGCTGCCCGCATGCTCGGCATCCACAGAGCCACCCTCTATCGCAAGCTCAAAGCGTGGGGACTGGATAATTAG
- a CDS encoding thioredoxin family protein — MLKTLEPQDFDVELQSNREPFVVAFLKKNERFRNQSQALDEVSRHYDGKIRCYLYDTDYLDTAMDRFMVKGTPTFLLFSEGKEVDRLIGESDQETLDEFIGNFMLSR; from the coding sequence ATGTTAAAAACTCTGGAACCACAAGATTTTGACGTGGAACTGCAGAGTAATCGAGAGCCCTTCGTGGTCGCTTTCCTCAAAAAGAATGAGCGATTCAGAAATCAGTCTCAGGCTTTGGATGAGGTGTCGCGGCATTACGATGGTAAAATCCGGTGTTATCTTTATGATACCGACTATCTCGACACGGCCATGGATCGCTTCATGGTCAAGGGTACCCCAACATTTTTGCTGTTTTCCGAAGGGAAAGAGGTGGACCGTCTCATTGGTGAGTCCGATCAGGAGACTTTGGATGAGTTTATTGGCAATTTCATGTTAAGTCGGTAA
- a CDS encoding MarR family transcriptional regulator has protein sequence MPDTGQLTQLIVEFYEKLSSWEHCVVRDKGLTLPQVHALEILGTHKALRMKELAERMGVTTGTLTVLADRLEKAGMIRRKPHDKDRRSILVELTEQGQLIFEEHDELHNQLTRDITANLTDEERQTLKGILIKMNREF, from the coding sequence ATGCCCGACACCGGTCAACTCACGCAGCTCATTGTGGAATTCTATGAAAAACTCTCATCATGGGAGCATTGTGTCGTCCGAGACAAAGGACTGACCCTGCCTCAGGTTCACGCACTGGAGATTCTCGGCACTCACAAGGCACTGCGAATGAAGGAGTTGGCAGAACGCATGGGCGTCACGACCGGCACTCTGACCGTTCTGGCCGACCGTCTGGAAAAGGCGGGCATGATCCGACGCAAGCCACACGACAAGGACCGACGCTCCATTTTGGTAGAACTCACCGAGCAAGGACAGCTCATTTTTGAGGAGCACGACGAACTGCACAACCAGCTCACCCGCGACATCACCGCCAACCTGACCGATGAAGAACGGCAGACACTCAAAGGCATCCTCATCAAGATGAATCGCGAATTCTAG
- a CDS encoding diguanylate cyclase encodes MALNILNYKQGASLKSLLTFFLFFMVIGSIVCGGLHLLYSYYIKGFVGDLLVREERGVALRKSVIEDSLNSIGDDLEYLSSMDSTRQFISGQDGLEAVEADLFAFSKAKGVYDQIRLFNAEGMELVRVNNDGGIPYIVPDNRLQSKKSRYYFRDTMDLDLGDVYVSPMDLNVENGQVEVPYKPVIRFGVSLFNKSGRPVGALILNYKADGLLGMLRKTGNVTEGQTMLLNNQGYWLLAPDAEDQWGFMFEGKKNLRFSVRHPAHWARIHASDSGQITTANEVYTFATIYPLHTRFRTSFGSSSPDESRDGLFPANQYFWKLVSYVPDVRTQGYSSGMMFKIFIIGAGLFALSGTIAWILSLVWARRRKELGFAFEDEMSSPLTGMTGKNRFRDTLELVYSLAEKRGRSLAVISVTLENLLELADVHGDNAADELLDLVGDRLTEVFMDADMISRTAFAHFAILFAEVRSRKECVEDVERAKDIMRDEFILQTGEVTANVYFDLKMYPEDTLSLKELQRVAEVGESRG; translated from the coding sequence GTGGCTCTGAACATCTTGAATTACAAGCAGGGAGCTTCGCTCAAAAGTCTCCTGACGTTTTTCCTCTTTTTCATGGTGATCGGCTCGATTGTGTGCGGCGGTCTCCATCTCCTTTATTCTTATTATATCAAAGGTTTTGTCGGTGATCTCCTCGTTCGGGAAGAGCGTGGTGTCGCCTTGCGCAAATCTGTAATCGAAGACAGCTTGAATAGTATCGGTGATGACTTGGAATATCTGTCCTCAATGGATAGTACGCGGCAATTCATTTCCGGTCAGGACGGCTTGGAAGCCGTAGAGGCTGATTTATTTGCTTTCAGCAAAGCCAAGGGAGTATATGACCAGATCAGGCTCTTTAATGCCGAAGGCATGGAGTTGGTGCGCGTCAACAATGATGGTGGCATTCCCTATATCGTGCCGGATAATCGATTACAGAGTAAGAAGTCACGCTATTATTTCAGGGATACCATGGATCTTGATTTGGGTGATGTATATGTGTCGCCCATGGATTTGAATGTTGAAAACGGTCAGGTCGAAGTGCCGTACAAGCCTGTAATACGATTTGGCGTGTCCTTGTTCAACAAGTCCGGTAGGCCGGTGGGTGCCTTGATTCTGAATTACAAGGCTGACGGTCTGCTGGGTATGCTTCGAAAGACAGGTAATGTGACTGAAGGCCAGACCATGCTTCTCAATAATCAGGGGTATTGGTTGCTTGCACCTGATGCTGAAGACCAGTGGGGCTTCATGTTTGAGGGGAAGAAGAATCTTCGCTTCTCTGTTCGGCATCCAGCCCATTGGGCTCGCATCCACGCGTCGGATTCCGGCCAGATAACGACGGCCAACGAGGTCTATACCTTCGCAACTATCTATCCGCTTCATACCCGCTTCAGGACCAGCTTTGGTTCCAGCAGTCCAGATGAGTCCAGAGATGGATTGTTTCCGGCCAACCAGTATTTTTGGAAGCTGGTGTCTTATGTGCCCGATGTCCGGACGCAAGGGTATTCCAGCGGGATGATGTTCAAGATTTTCATTATAGGTGCAGGTCTGTTCGCCTTGTCCGGCACGATAGCATGGATTCTGTCTCTGGTATGGGCGAGGAGGCGTAAGGAACTGGGGTTTGCCTTTGAGGATGAGATGTCTAGCCCCCTGACGGGCATGACCGGGAAGAATCGCTTTCGGGACACATTGGAATTGGTCTATTCCTTGGCGGAAAAGCGCGGCCGCAGCCTGGCAGTTATTAGTGTGACCCTTGAGAATCTGTTGGAGCTGGCCGATGTGCACGGTGACAATGCGGCAGACGAACTGCTTGATCTTGTGGGAGATCGCTTGACCGAGGTCTTTATGGATGCCGACATGATTTCCCGAACAGCGTTTGCGCACTTTGCCATCCTGTTTGCTGAAGTAAGAAGCCGGAAAGAGTGTGTGGAAGATGTGGAGCGGGCAAAGGATATAATGCGGGATGAATTCATATTGCAAACTGGTGAGGTCACTGCCAACGTTTATTTCGACTTGAAAATGTACCCCGAAGACACCTTGTCATTAAAGGAATTGCAGCGTGTCGCCGAGGTAGGGGAGAGTCGCGGATAA